From a region of the Asterias amurensis chromosome 2, ASM3211899v1 genome:
- the LOC139933921 gene encoding galanin receptor 2b-like, whose protein sequence is MEEILILRIYKAIVGILGIFGNTLVCFIIWKVAAMQTRTNAFIFHQAVIDFLGATVTLLKSEIPLPVPLPNNGLGWFLCHVWVSNFALFLFFVMSSFNLLVLTMERYFAIVYPFKYHAAFATRARLKIAVAMILCWLLAAAIKSYLMLIFEEQNGTCVSIPGSKAIGVLTATVQYVVPVGVMLFAYIRIGVEMKRGAARVGPAPAQHLPGGANAPVMAESLLRARRNTFKMLLIVFITFLICWTPNQVIFLMFNLGWKLEFNEWYYLLSVAMVATNSCVNPVIYAFKYSQFRKGVRSVLGCRGR, encoded by the coding sequence ATGGAAGAAATACTTATTCTTCGTATTTACAAAGCTATCGTTGGAATTCTGGGGATTTTTGGCAATACTCTGGTATGCTTTATCATCTGGAAAGTAGCAGCCATGCAGACTCGTACAAATGCCTTCATCTTTCATCAAGCAGTGATTGATTTCTTGGGAGCTACAGTGACATTGCTTAAGAGTGAGATCCCTTTACCTGTGCCGCTTCCTAACAACGGACTCGGTTGGTTCCTATGTCATGTTTGGGTCTCTAACTTTGCTCTATTTCTCTTTTTCGTGATGTCATCTTTCAACCTTTTGGTACTGACCATGGAGCGGTATTTCGCCATCGTTTACCCCTTCAAGTACCATGCAGCATTCGCAACAAGGGCACGACTGAAGATTGCTGTAGCCATGATACTGTGCTGGCTTTTAGCTGCAGCTATTAAGAGCTATCTCATGTTGATTTTTGAGGAGCAAAATGGTACGTGTGTTTCCATACCCGGATCCAAGGCAATAGGTGTTCTTACAGCAACCGTTCAATACGTCGTCCCAGTTGGTGTCATGCTCTTCGCCTACATTCGCATCGGTGTGGAGATGAAGCGGGGAGCAGCCCGTGTCGGCCCGGCACCAGCCCAGCATCTTCCCGGTGGAGCAAACGCACCGGTCATGGCCGAGTCCCTCCTCCGTGCAAGACGTAACACCTTCAAGATGCTCCTGATCGTCTTCATAACATTCTTGATCTGCTGGACCCCTAACCAGGTTATCTTTCTCATGTTTAATCTTGGCTGGAAGCTTGAATTCAACGAGTGGTATTACCTACTATCTGTTGCGATGGTGGCAACCAATTCATGCGTTAATCCAGTGATTTACGCCTTCAAGTACAGTCAATTTCGAAAAGGTGTGCGGAGTGTCTTAGGATGCCGGGGTAGATGA